From a region of the Castor canadensis chromosome 7, mCasCan1.hap1v2, whole genome shotgun sequence genome:
- the LOC109701184 gene encoding olfactory receptor 226-like, giving the protein MSVKGNLSEVTEFILVGFPGSLGLHLCLLMLFLLSYMMTVTENLVIIAVIRCSPVLHKPMYIFLSNLSFLEVWYISVTVPKMLLSLAVPQFRHISFSGCMVQLYFFLALACTECALLGVMAYDRYMAVCNPLRYPAVMSPGLCSLLAAGSWLSGFTISLGKVFFISRLGYCGPNVMNHFFCDVSPLLNLACSDMSLAELVDFLLALVILLGPLLVTIFSYMAILSAVLRIPSADGQQKAFSTCASHLAVVVIFYSASLFIYARPRAIYSFNYNKLVSVVYTVLTPLLNPVIYCLRNQEFKQALHKVLQRVAQALGAS; this is encoded by the coding sequence ATGTCTGTCAAGGGCAACCTCTCAGAGGTGACCGAGTTCATCTTGGTGGGCTTTCCGGGTTCCTTGGGGCTCCACCTGTGCCTGCTGATGCTGTTCCTGCTGTCCTACATGATGACTGTCACAGAGAACCTGGTCATCATTGCGGTGATACGCTGCAGCCCTGTACTGCACAAGCCCATGTACATCTTCCTCAGCAATCTGTCCTTCCTGGAGGTGTGGTACATCTCTGTCACTGTGCCCAAGATGCTGCTCAGCCTGGCTGTGCCCCAGTTCCGGCACATCTCCTTCTCTGGTTGCATGGTGCAGCTATACTTCTTCTTGGCGCTGGCCTGCACCGAGTGTGCGCTCCTGGGCgtcatggcctatgaccgctacaTGGCTGTCTGCAACCCCCTGCGCTACCCGGCTGTCATGAGCCCTGGGCTCTGCAGCCTCCTGGCTGCTGGCTCCTGGCTCTCCGGCTTCACCATCTCCCTGGGGAAGGTCTTCTTCATCTCCCGCTTGGGTTACTGCGGCCCCAATGTCATGAACCACTTCTTTTGTGATGTGTCCCCATTGCTGAACCTTGCCTGCAGCGACATGTCGTTGGCAGAGCTTGTGGATTTCCTCCTTGCATTGGTCATTCTGCTTGGGCCACTGCTGGTTACCATCTTCTCCTACATGGCCATCCTAAGCGCTGTGCTGCGTATCCCTTCTGCTGATGGCCAGCAGaaggccttctccacctgtgcctcTCACCTGGCAGTGGTGGTCATTTTCTACTCAGCCTCCCTCTTCATCTATGCCCGGCCACGTGCCATCTACTCCTTCAACTATAACAAGCTGGTGTCAGTGGTCTACACTGTGCTCACGCCCCTTCTCAACCCAGTCATCTACTGCCTGCGGAACCAGGAATTCAAGCAGGCATTGCACAAGGTGTTGCAGAGGGTGGCTCAGGCCCTGGGGGCCTCTTAG